The nucleotide window TGCAGGTACGCAGCGTATATAAGCTGATATTCTGTGGGTGTTTCTGGTTAAATAGCATATCTGTATTAAATTCAGGAGTAAAATGCTGTATAGTAAAAATGGGTGTTACGACTTACAAGTAATAAAAACCAACATTGAAGCCAAactgaaagaaatttaaaatacgTGCGCCTGTTAATTATTTTGTCTTTACTTTTTGATCTAGTCGTGTAATTAGGTCTAATTATTTATTCTAATGTTTATAGTAACATTGTTTTTGTTAGACCTGAAGAACCCTGGACCACTAGGACCGAATATTGTGCCCCGCGCACACAAATTGAAAATACTGCCCACAACGAAATTGATTGCTATCCGAAAGACCTCGATAGTAAAGATAACAACCAAACGGAGTAAGTGTAACATCTTACTGAACAAATCGATTTTTACGATTGGCCATAAAAATTAGTACTAATACGCTTGTTAActcttaattttttaaacgatTGCAGCATATCTGACATTAATGTTACTACTAAATCTGAGATTGTGAAGACTTCCGACGGAAAAGAAGACAAAAGCAGCTCAATTAAAAAATCTGAAGAAGGTATTAAAAGAAACTGTGTATATAGTGTTTGCTTtgctatagttttattttgctatttttggaTTAAAGTAGCCAGGTTAGTCGTAATGAGGTCATTACTGTTATTGTTTTCGCACACGTCTTTTTAgcttttgtcattttgtcCGTACATGAGTTAGCGCATGTTGATAGCTACAATTGGCGAAAATTTAAAAGCTAGAAAAATGGCCCCTTTATGGCAAAAATCGTAATAAGATCCAGCTGAAGACCTAAGCGAAGTCACGTATTGCCTTCTGTCGTGCCAAtctctatttttaaaaataattgacgTGATTTTTAATAGAATCTTGCGTCGCTGCTGTGGTAGTATCCGTTGTTGGGACGTCGAGCCTCTTCATTTTGATGattattttaagtaaaagtTGCTTGGAAAAGCAGAAACTTTCTCGCGACCAGCAGGTATATGTTGAAAGTTCTTTTAGTTTTTGGAAGTTAACGTTCGGTTACAACTGCATTTTGCTTCACAAATGGC belongs to Clavelina lepadiformis chromosome 6, kaClaLepa1.1, whole genome shotgun sequence and includes:
- the LOC143462425 gene encoding uncharacterized protein LOC143462425 → MNKSNFKQSILVLEAIVLFCSLTNAIYVTPQPRNIYEDRELENPCEHVESGPDHRTMYVVERNGITFACCAANRNQRIVEDCRPEEPWTTRTEYCAPRTQIENTAHNEIDCYPKDLDSKDNNQTDISDINVTTKSEIVKTSDGKEDKSSSIKKSEEESCVAAVVVSVVGTSSLFILMIILSKSCLEKQKLSRDQQ